The following proteins are encoded in a genomic region of Sulfurovum indicum:
- a CDS encoding SufD family Fe-S cluster assembly protein has translation MKLSELKNLTLTQAAAFLDVDRHSMALERFVGLGLPSKKSEEYRYFHIEKLLEAEYRRLSYVPRPVQEAEKVVIVDGIVTHAPKGMRIYYEQYEAIDSEHFDPLYYLGHLLSPHVIRIDLDGDADIEIEHHYTQSNALIHYRIALLNQANRHATVFESFHEEEISNTLVLYGYDVLVAPDSTLRILKNQHMHGNRYAMVASHRIHLEERANAVIKSFDLGGDMGLQLIKVELERYAHIDAGHLLYLNEHAQRGTVSKIIHQGEHSISHQEAKNILDGDARGIFDALIKVEHTAKYTKAYQNSKAILLHEKAYMVAKPQLEIYIDELEASHGSTTGQLDEKQLFYLRSRGIEYMEARKMLVIAFANTLIEQVKDHRHQDIIKASFEETFYAAQEAADS, from the coding sequence GAGTGAAGAGTACCGCTACTTCCATATTGAGAAGCTCCTGGAGGCAGAGTACCGAAGGCTCAGCTATGTACCCAGACCTGTCCAAGAAGCAGAGAAGGTCGTCATCGTTGACGGTATAGTAACACATGCACCCAAGGGTATGCGCATCTACTATGAGCAGTATGAAGCGATAGACAGTGAACACTTTGATCCTCTCTACTATTTGGGTCATCTGCTCTCTCCACATGTTATCAGGATCGATCTTGATGGCGATGCAGACATTGAGATAGAACACCACTACACCCAAAGCAATGCACTTATCCATTACCGCATTGCCCTGCTCAACCAGGCAAACCGTCATGCAACGGTATTTGAGAGTTTTCATGAAGAAGAGATAAGCAATACCCTGGTACTGTATGGTTATGATGTGCTCGTTGCACCGGACAGTACCCTGCGCATCCTGAAAAACCAGCATATGCACGGCAACCGTTATGCTATGGTTGCTTCACACAGAATACACCTTGAAGAGCGTGCCAATGCCGTCATTAAAAGCTTCGACCTTGGTGGTGACATGGGACTTCAGCTCATCAAAGTGGAACTGGAACGCTATGCACATATCGATGCAGGGCATCTTCTCTATCTTAACGAGCATGCGCAGCGTGGTACAGTCTCCAAGATCATCCACCAGGGTGAGCACTCAATCTCTCATCAGGAAGCCAAAAACATTCTCGACGGTGATGCAAGAGGGATCTTCGATGCGCTCATCAAAGTTGAGCACACTGCCAAATATACCAAAGCATATCAGAACTCCAAGGCGATCCTGCTGCATGAAAAGGCCTATATGGTTGCAAAACCGCAGCTGGAGATCTATATCGATGAGTTGGAAGCATCTCATGGCTCCACCACCGGACAGCTGGATGAGAAACAGCTCTTCTACCTGCGTTCACGCGGTATAGAGTATATGGAAGCAAGAAAAATGCTCGTTATCGCTTTTGCCAACACACTTATTGAGCAGGTCAAGGACCACAGACATCAGGATATCATTAAAGCTTCTTTCGAAGAAACATTCTATGCTGCACAAGAGGCAGCTGACAGTTAA
- a CDS encoding SufE family protein — MTMEETLAQYKEDFELFPSDNDKIEYIFDLGKKHTELPPEEKNDETFVEGCSSAAWLVGECKDGKLILRGEGTSEMAKGMMTLLLDIFSNRTPDEILSFDPMKLHDMGVVELLSPVRQQSLEAFIKKVYGYAQKCKEEG, encoded by the coding sequence ATGACCATGGAAGAAACTCTGGCACAATACAAGGAAGATTTTGAACTCTTTCCAAGCGACAATGACAAGATAGAGTATATCTTTGACCTTGGGAAAAAGCATACCGAACTGCCCCCTGAGGAAAAGAATGATGAAACTTTCGTAGAGGGGTGTTCCTCTGCAGCATGGCTGGTGGGTGAATGTAAAGATGGCAAGCTCATCCTCAGGGGGGAAGGAACCTCAGAGATGGCAAAAGGGATGATGACACTTTTGTTGGATATCTTTTCAAACCGTACTCCTGACGAGATACTCAGTTTCGATCCGATGAAACTGCACGATATGGGTGTAGTCGAACTCCTCTCTCCTGTACGTCAGCAAAGCCTGGAAGCTTTCATCAAGAAGGTCTACGGGTATGCTCAGAAGTGCAAGGAAGAAGGATAA
- a CDS encoding metal-sulfur cluster assembly factor, translating into MKDPNDIQYDDIPSTAEELAAWEAKFGNSAVGGVDNRFDATEDKCFKPEGAEADESMVPKVIEQLSTIYDPELPVDIYNLGLIYDIDCWKNPTTGLTECKITMTLTSATCSMSEVIVDLVRSIPKRMEGLECLDVELVFDPPWSQDKMSDEAKLAMGML; encoded by the coding sequence ATGAAAGATCCTAATGACATACAATATGATGATATCCCCTCAACTGCCGAAGAGTTGGCGGCATGGGAAGCAAAATTCGGTAACAGTGCAGTTGGCGGTGTAGACAACCGTTTTGATGCAACCGAGGATAAGTGTTTTAAACCCGAAGGGGCTGAAGCAGATGAGAGCATGGTTCCCAAGGTCATTGAACAACTCTCGACCATTTATGACCCGGAACTGCCTGTAGATATTTACAATCTGGGACTCATCTATGATATAGACTGTTGGAAAAACCCGACAACCGGGCTCACAGAATGTAAAATAACCATGACCCTTACTTCAGCCACCTGCTCCATGTCCGAAGTGATCGTTGACCTGGTACGTTCCATTCCCAAACGTATGGAAGGACTTGAGTGCCTGGATGTTGAACTGGTCTTTGATCCGCCATGGAGTCAGGACAAGATGAGTGATGAAGCCAAACTGGCAATGGGAATGCTCTAA
- a CDS encoding UbiX family flavin prenyltransferase, which yields MKLVVAITGASGVQLGKKFVDYLPSDVEAHVIVSDNAVTVDFFENKNVTLHNCENIAASVSSGSFRVDATAIIPCSMNTLAKIACGISDNLPTRVAAVALKEQKKLLLAPRELPLSAIALENMHKLASLGVIVAPPVIGYYSEQQTLEDMEKFIIGKWYDVLGIPNDLYNRWE from the coding sequence ATGAAGTTGGTCGTAGCCATTACCGGAGCCAGCGGAGTACAGCTGGGTAAGAAGTTTGTAGATTACCTGCCATCAGATGTTGAGGCACATGTGATAGTCTCAGACAACGCTGTGACCGTCGATTTTTTTGAGAACAAAAATGTAACACTGCACAATTGCGAAAATATTGCCGCCTCCGTCTCAAGCGGTTCTTTCAGAGTCGATGCCACCGCCATCATCCCCTGCTCCATGAACACTCTTGCCAAGATCGCCTGCGGTATCAGTGACAATCTCCCTACCAGAGTTGCTGCAGTAGCACTCAAAGAGCAGAAAAAACTGCTGCTTGCCCCAAGAGAGCTGCCCCTCTCCGCCATTGCACTGGAGAACATGCATAAACTCGCCTCTCTGGGTGTCATTGTCGCCCCACCGGTCATAGGTTACTACTCTGAACAACAGACTCTCGAGGATATGGAAAAATTCATCATAGGCAAGTGGTATGATGTACTGGGGATACCCAATGACCTTTACAATCGTTGGGAGTGA
- the coaD gene encoding pantetheine-phosphate adenylyltransferase, with translation MRTAIYPGTFDPITNGHLDIIKRACHMFDRIIVAVAASESKKPMFTLEQRIQMVQAATADFPKIEVIGFDKLLVDLASDLNANIVVRGLRAVSDFEYELQMGYANASLKSDLETIYLMPSLNHAFVSSSVVRAILAYDGKIDHLVAPEVHRIIREIGT, from the coding sequence ATGAGAACAGCGATCTACCCCGGCACTTTCGATCCTATTACCAACGGCCACCTCGATATCATTAAGCGTGCCTGTCATATGTTCGACCGTATTATTGTGGCAGTTGCGGCATCTGAGTCTAAAAAACCGATGTTTACTCTCGAACAGCGTATCCAGATGGTACAGGCGGCCACTGCAGATTTCCCAAAGATCGAAGTGATCGGCTTTGACAAACTGCTTGTCGACCTTGCAAGTGATCTTAATGCCAATATTGTCGTACGGGGACTCAGAGCAGTCAGTGACTTTGAATATGAACTGCAGATGGGATATGCCAATGCCTCACTCAAATCCGATCTTGAGACCATTTATCTCATGCCAAGTCTCAACCATGCTTTTGTAAGCTCCTCTGTCGTACGTGCCATACTGGCATATGACGGAAAGATTGATCACCTTGTTGCTCCGGAAGTACACCGTATCATCAGGGAGATAGGTACATAA
- the tmk gene encoding dTMP kinase → MYILFEGIDTCGKSTQIELLKKTHPEIITTHEPGGTSFGKKAREILLNDSLRSKRAELLLFLADRAEHYEEIVEPNRYSMVISDRGFISGIGYALANGDFDFDELVALNRFALKGHFPDRIILFITNMETLQERTSQKSLDGIELRGLEYLLQVQEHMKESILRLDIPHLFIDATESIESIHQSILTYLKV, encoded by the coding sequence ATGTATATACTTTTTGAAGGTATTGACACCTGCGGAAAAAGCACGCAGATCGAACTGCTTAAAAAGACCCACCCGGAGATCATCACCACGCATGAACCGGGAGGCACATCTTTTGGCAAAAAAGCCAGAGAGATACTTCTGAATGACTCACTCCGGTCCAAGAGAGCCGAGCTTCTTCTTTTTCTGGCTGACAGAGCAGAACACTATGAGGAGATAGTGGAACCGAACAGATACAGTATGGTTATTTCTGACAGGGGGTTCATCTCCGGTATAGGATATGCACTTGCCAACGGAGACTTTGACTTTGATGAACTTGTGGCATTGAACAGGTTTGCGCTCAAGGGGCATTTCCCTGACCGTATCATACTTTTTATCACCAATATGGAAACCTTGCAGGAACGCACCTCCCAAAAAAGCCTTGACGGTATAGAACTGCGTGGACTTGAGTACCTGCTTCAGGTACAGGAACATATGAAAGAGAGTATACTCAGACTTGATATCCCGCATCTCTTCATCGATGCAACAGAGAGCATTGAAAGTATTCATCAATCCATTCTTACCTACTTGAAGGTATAA
- the hisS gene encoding histidine--tRNA ligase has product MIKPLRGMKDLTFEEAERFNYIVDTASKVAKHYGYSYIETPILEETALFKRSVGESSDIVGKEMYQFEDKGGNDVCMRPEGTAGVVRAFISAKLDRQPVKQKFYYYGPMFRYERPQKGRLREFHQFGCESFGEASVYEDFTIITMIARIFKELGIGFDLQINSLGCKICMPKYKENLVSSLKDIKEQLCEDCNRRISTNPIRVLDCKNDKCQVVLTDSPKLIDYLCEECDPDFKRLTELLDKAGISYEVNSNLVRGLDYYGKTAFEFVSNEIGAQSAIAGGGRYDRLVEFLDGKPTPAVGFAIGIERIMELVKMPEKQKEGYYMGAMVPEAVEKVIMLANKRRGSDKVTVEYTSKGFKSHMKGADKANVRYALLIGEDELANDTVWLKDLESKEERTISLELFEEEL; this is encoded by the coding sequence ATGATCAAACCTCTACGCGGTATGAAGGACCTCACTTTTGAGGAGGCAGAACGTTTTAACTATATTGTCGACACTGCTTCAAAAGTAGCAAAGCATTACGGATACAGCTACATTGAAACACCGATCCTTGAGGAGACGGCACTCTTCAAACGTTCGGTAGGAGAAAGTTCCGATATCGTAGGAAAAGAGATGTATCAGTTCGAAGACAAAGGAGGCAATGATGTCTGTATGCGTCCGGAAGGTACTGCCGGCGTTGTACGTGCTTTTATCTCTGCCAAACTCGACCGTCAGCCTGTCAAACAGAAATTCTACTACTACGGACCGATGTTCCGTTATGAAAGACCCCAAAAAGGAAGACTCAGAGAGTTCCACCAGTTTGGATGTGAAAGCTTTGGTGAGGCTTCGGTCTATGAGGATTTTACCATTATCACAATGATCGCCCGTATCTTCAAGGAACTTGGCATAGGTTTTGATCTTCAGATCAACTCACTAGGGTGTAAAATCTGTATGCCTAAATACAAAGAAAATCTTGTAAGTTCTCTAAAAGATATCAAAGAACAGCTTTGCGAAGACTGTAACCGCCGTATCAGTACCAATCCCATAAGGGTGCTTGACTGCAAAAATGACAAGTGCCAGGTAGTTTTGACTGATTCACCAAAACTTATCGATTACCTTTGTGAAGAGTGTGACCCGGACTTCAAGCGACTTACAGAGCTGCTGGACAAAGCCGGTATCAGCTATGAAGTGAACAGCAACCTGGTAAGAGGATTGGACTACTATGGGAAAACAGCCTTTGAATTCGTCAGCAACGAGATCGGGGCGCAGTCTGCCATCGCCGGTGGTGGACGCTATGACAGACTCGTTGAGTTTCTTGACGGCAAACCGACCCCGGCAGTAGGATTTGCCATAGGGATTGAACGTATTATGGAACTTGTGAAGATGCCTGAGAAACAGAAAGAGGGCTATTATATGGGAGCTATGGTACCGGAAGCTGTAGAAAAGGTTATTATGCTTGCAAATAAGAGACGCGGAAGCGACAAAGTGACTGTAGAATACACATCAAAAGGCTTTAAAAGCCATATGAAGGGTGCCGACAAGGCTAATGTCCGTTACGCTCTTCTCATTGGTGAAGATGAACTGGCAAACGACACTGTATGGCTGAAAGACCTGGAGAGCAAAGAGGAAAGAACCATCTCTTTGGAACTGTTTGAGGAAGAGCTGTAG
- a CDS encoding ABC-type transport auxiliary lipoprotein family protein has translation MKMKYAGMIAVLLLLSGCAMKEAAPIKIYTLDAGKVPVVSTNKYRTKVLKVSFPQTLKEKITDKMRFSYSSSDHGVYQNSEWSNSLEKLVQGSVIEALHESRLFKAVLPYASTAGEDLRLESMIYDLSHHIRGEDSYAVVSIEFSLINSDTGNLIKTTRFSYREDTPTVNAEGYVKATNRAMAKLTKDLVVWLSR, from the coding sequence ATGAAAATGAAATATGCAGGAATGATCGCAGTGCTTTTGCTTTTAAGCGGCTGTGCGATGAAAGAGGCGGCACCAATAAAAATCTATACACTGGATGCAGGGAAAGTCCCTGTGGTATCAACAAACAAATACCGTACAAAAGTGCTAAAGGTCTCTTTCCCCCAGACACTTAAAGAGAAGATCACAGATAAGATGCGCTTCTCCTACAGCAGCAGTGACCATGGAGTCTATCAGAACTCAGAGTGGTCGAACTCTCTGGAGAAACTGGTGCAGGGAAGTGTGATTGAGGCATTGCATGAGAGCAGACTCTTTAAAGCAGTACTTCCTTATGCTTCCACTGCCGGTGAGGATCTGCGTTTGGAAAGCATGATCTACGATCTCTCCCATCATATACGCGGTGAGGACTCTTATGCTGTCGTATCCATAGAGTTCAGCCTGATCAACTCTGATACCGGAAATCTCATAAAAACGACGCGGTTCAGTTATAGAGAAGATACACCGACAGTGAATGCCGAGGGGTATGTGAAGGCTACGAACAGAGCGATGGCCAAGTTGACCAAAGACCTGGTAGTATGGCTCTCCCGTTAA
- a CDS encoding MlaD family protein, producing MYSRVNYTVVGLFVLLFGIGLVGFSFWLAKYGLQQKYDLYKIYMYESVAGLSKDSVVKLRGVDIGRVKEIRIDPEHVERVEILLSIKQGIPIKEDMIAHTSLVGVTGLLNIEIEGGSNEAKTLKPTEEYIPVIKSSSSWFDATKKDIGTLTVRLVHLLEQTDKLLSDENIETFGRILKNTEVLSAKGSLLLDETNSTVVAFKTAVENLNNDVDAITQVFTELGDETIPAVKKLRETTQNFNRMTLKVEKSLDRGDYDIKKIFEPLLVDMEILSEQVNALAKEFKESPSDILFKSRKRRRGPGE from the coding sequence ATGTACAGTAGAGTCAACTATACCGTTGTGGGGTTGTTTGTACTCCTGTTCGGCATCGGACTGGTCGGTTTCTCATTTTGGCTTGCCAAGTATGGTCTGCAGCAAAAATATGATCTCTACAAGATCTATATGTATGAATCGGTTGCGGGACTCTCCAAAGATTCTGTAGTCAAACTTAGAGGTGTCGATATAGGACGTGTCAAAGAGATACGTATCGATCCTGAGCATGTAGAACGTGTAGAGATCCTTCTGAGTATCAAACAGGGTATTCCCATTAAAGAAGATATGATAGCACATACGTCACTCGTCGGAGTGACGGGACTGCTTAATATAGAGATAGAGGGGGGCAGTAATGAAGCCAAAACCCTTAAACCGACTGAAGAGTATATTCCGGTGATCAAATCCTCATCCTCCTGGTTTGATGCAACAAAAAAGGATATCGGAACGCTTACTGTACGTCTTGTCCACCTGCTTGAACAAACGGACAAGCTTTTAAGTGATGAAAATATTGAAACGTTCGGCAGAATACTTAAGAATACCGAAGTTCTGAGTGCCAAAGGATCCTTGCTGCTTGATGAAACAAACAGTACTGTAGTTGCATTTAAAACCGCAGTGGAGAATCTCAATAATGATGTTGATGCCATTACCCAGGTCTTTACCGAGTTGGGTGATGAAACGATACCTGCAGTGAAAAAACTAAGGGAGACCACACAGAACTTCAATCGTATGACCCTTAAAGTAGAGAAGAGCCTTGACCGTGGAGATTATGATATCAAAAAGATCTTTGAGCCATTACTGGTTGATATGGAGATCCTCTCCGAGCAGGTCAATGCATTGGCAAAAGAGTTCAAGGAGAGTCCAAGCGACATCTTGTTTAAATCGCGAAAAAGAAGACGTGGTCCGGGAGAGTAG
- a CDS encoding ABC transporter ATP-binding protein: MSPVIEATDIVTRFGERTIHDGVSLHIDENEIYGILGESGAGKSVLMKEMIMLMRPSAGSMKVLGHELAKISYDDAQKLRAQWGVLFQFGALYSSLTVAENIEIQLKEYTKISKKMRDRLVRSKIALVGLDAHVGALYPSELSGGMIKRAALARALAMEPKLLFLDEPTSGLDPVGARNFDKLIVELRQMLGITVVMITHDLDSISNIVDRMAVLADKRVVAQGPLEEVLRSTHPFVEEFFKNEYTKEKFADKLKEGEKNVQ, encoded by the coding sequence ATGAGTCCGGTCATCGAGGCAACAGACATTGTGACACGTTTTGGTGAGCGCACCATCCACGACGGTGTCTCTTTGCATATAGATGAAAACGAGATCTATGGTATATTGGGAGAGAGCGGCGCAGGGAAATCGGTTTTGATGAAAGAGATGATCATGCTGATGCGGCCCAGTGCAGGCAGTATGAAAGTACTGGGGCATGAACTTGCAAAGATCAGCTATGATGATGCTCAAAAGTTACGTGCCCAGTGGGGTGTACTTTTCCAGTTCGGTGCGCTTTACTCTTCGTTGACTGTTGCCGAGAATATTGAAATACAGCTTAAGGAATATACGAAAATTAGCAAGAAAATGCGAGACCGACTGGTACGTTCAAAGATTGCACTGGTAGGGCTTGATGCACATGTCGGTGCGCTTTATCCTTCTGAACTGAGCGGAGGGATGATCAAGCGTGCTGCATTGGCCCGTGCACTTGCCATGGAGCCAAAGCTGCTCTTTTTGGATGAACCTACATCGGGACTCGATCCTGTCGGCGCGCGTAATTTTGATAAACTTATTGTAGAATTACGACAGATGTTGGGTATTACCGTTGTTATGATCACACATGATCTTGACAGTATTTCCAATATTGTCGATCGTATGGCTGTCCTGGCAGACAAACGGGTCGTTGCACAGGGGCCTTTGGAAGAGGTGTTGCGCTCAACCCATCCGTTTGTAGAGGAGTTCTTCAAGAACGAATATACCAAAGAGAAATTTGCAGACAAGCTAAAAGAGGGGGAGAAGAATGTACAGTAG
- a CDS encoding ABC transporter permease produces the protein MNREFITWQEDQDQLKLKAEGEWTLQTVPVIEEMLRTVPQTKRIVWDLSGVNDFDSSGVLLFIEYLKHFQSQGSVEIVGYTQSQKKMYDLLREHMVEEIPPRKEGFLEELGKATVELLRDIKDFITFLGQLSYTFFYELRHPGNIRFKETVYHIYHSGFNALMIIGLTSFLVGMVIAYQGAVQLAKFGADIYIVDTVGISIVRELGPMITAIVIAGRSGSAYTAEIGAMKITEEISAMRTMGFDPYNFLVLPRIFALMITLPLLIFFADIVGIFGGMVASVMQLDISFDMFISRLYEVLEVKHYILGIIKGPVFAFAIASIGCFRGFQVSDNTESIGLHTTASVVNAIFLVIAFDALFSVIYTELDL, from the coding sequence ATGAACAGGGAATTTATCACTTGGCAGGAAGATCAGGATCAGCTTAAGCTTAAAGCAGAGGGAGAATGGACACTCCAGACCGTACCGGTGATCGAGGAGATGTTGAGAACGGTACCACAGACCAAACGTATCGTATGGGATCTCTCCGGTGTAAATGATTTTGACAGTTCAGGTGTATTGCTCTTTATCGAATATCTCAAACATTTCCAGTCTCAAGGCAGTGTTGAGATCGTAGGATATACCCAGAGTCAGAAAAAAATGTACGATCTGCTTCGGGAACATATGGTCGAAGAGATCCCGCCGAGAAAAGAGGGGTTTCTTGAAGAGCTTGGAAAAGCAACGGTCGAACTGCTTCGTGACATTAAAGACTTCATCACCTTTCTCGGACAGCTCTCCTATACTTTTTTCTATGAGCTCAGACACCCGGGGAACATACGTTTCAAAGAGACCGTCTATCATATTTACCACTCCGGGTTCAATGCACTTATGATCATAGGTCTGACTTCGTTTCTTGTGGGAATGGTCATCGCATACCAGGGAGCAGTCCAATTGGCAAAATTCGGTGCAGATATCTATATTGTCGATACAGTGGGTATCTCTATTGTACGTGAGCTTGGTCCTATGATCACCGCGATCGTTATAGCCGGACGGAGTGGTTCTGCCTATACTGCTGAAATCGGTGCGATGAAGATCACTGAGGAGATCTCGGCAATGCGGACAATGGGATTCGACCCCTATAATTTTCTGGTTTTGCCACGTATCTTTGCCTTGATGATCACACTGCCGCTATTGATCTTTTTTGCCGATATCGTCGGGATCTTCGGAGGTATGGTCGCCTCCGTAATGCAGCTTGATATTTCCTTCGATATGTTTATCAGCAGGCTTTATGAAGTATTGGAGGTTAAACACTATATACTGGGTATTATCAAAGGACCGGTTTTTGCTTTTGCCATTGCATCTATTGGCTGTTTCAGGGGGTTTCAGGTTTCTGACAATACAGAGAGTATCGGTTTGCACACAACTGCTTCTGTGGTCAACGCCATCTTCCTTGTTATTGCCTTTGATGCACTCTTCTCAGTGATATATACGGAGCTGGATCTATGA